GTTACGAACTTGAAGAGACACATTGTATAACTATGTAAAActcttgaaaataattatagagcAAAAGAAATATTTGCAGAACGGACTTTTTCCAGTGGTCCAAATAAATGGGGAAATTTGATATGAAGATATGGTGTGATTTTGGTTGTTAGTTGATTGAACCCTATATTTTTGTATCGATCTATAACTatacaatttcttgaaaatttaaatggacaaggataaaaaattatttgaatagtaGAACATAATAAATAGTTGACTAGTATTGAGCACGATCCTTTTTCTTCCgtctttcattttatacaaaatattgaaaatatacgtCAATAAATCTAAATTCTAATCAAAACGATAGATTTAGTCTGAGTTCACTTTATCATTAGTCAATTCCACATAGTTGTCTAGCAAAGCTACctgtaaaattttaatcaaaaattcagAATTTTGGACAATAACTATTATATTTATGCAATTAATTCGGAGCTCTTGCTAGTTTTATGTCCTACATTGGTCTTACTTTTCacaaaacaagtttttttatgcTTTACAACACGTAGATATTAACATACTTCTCAGTAACTTCAAGCGATAACTAGTAGTTGAAAAACATGTATCTAAAACACTGGAGCTATTTGAATAATTGGAATAAGTGGTTGTAAAGTGCTTTCTAATTTTCATTCCAGACGTTCCTCCTTAATTTACCTTTTCAGACGAGCATGTATCAGAAGAGGAGGAAATTGTGACTATCGTCCCAACGACTGCTGCTACAATAGCTCATGCAGATGTAACTTATGGGGATCAAACTGCAGATGCCAGCGGGTGGGATTGTTCCAGAAATGGGGTTAAGCAGAAACAAATGACATTCCCTAAGTATGGAACGATAACGGGACAAACATTAACTGCACACTAACAATTATTTCCGGTCAATTAAATTgaactttcatttatttaagtTTAATGTCTCGTTACCGATCTAGGATGCCAAAGATAAGGATCAGAAGTTCCAAGTGTACCTTTTTGACGATATTGTTTTTAGAAAGGACTGATTTTTGTATTATCAGAGGCCATGTTTGAAACTTTTGATCCCGACCACTGCGCGAAATTGGTTCATGCACTTATTTGTTAACCTTTAAGACAACATACAAGTCCCATACTAGCAAATATCTTATGTTTCTCTGAAATCCAAGAAACAATAGCTCCAATGCATTTATTGTGAAACTATCTTTGTGTATTCAGTTGAAGTTgtcatttaaattttaaaatcgatGGAGAAGTGGTTGAATTTTGAAGGATATATAAGACATATCCAAGAATATCATTGAATACGACAAATTCTGAATAACTTTATCAATGCAAAGTAACTCCTATatctattgttattatattattgactTATATAACTTTGTCAAATTACTTGATACTTCTTGTATATCCTGGATTAGCTGCACACCCACTGTAGGTTTTTCCAGCCACATCTACAGTGGGCTTGCATGCCTGAttcaaactaaattaaaaaattatcatgtaaTTATGTATCTATGTATAGATGtgataaaatggaaattaaCATATATACCATTGGATagtgttataaaatatatatatcatttCTATATGTGTGGAAAGGGTACAACATTCACAATTCtgtcaatattaaatatattaattggcctaaatttgtgtttttttttctcttctccCAGCTCTTCGTTCAACTAAATgataaatagtaataatttaGTTAGTCCGATATATTTCAAACAACATATAGTATTAGTCCCATGGAAAGTAGCggaagaaaaaatggaaagatacGAGGGATGctacttaatttttgagatggcttaattgttttccaaaatattctcctgTAAGATCGATTCACTTTAGGATGCGTTTAAACCAATTGTTggaagcatttttttcattccgattgagaCACCTCCAAAGCATgtgatttgaaataatcaacACCATCTTCAGATGTAGAAAATCGTTCATCTCGCGATTTATTGTTCATCTGAAGGAATGAAAGGAAATCTTTTGATGCTAAGCAAGGACTATACGGCGGACGATCcctcaatttgaaaaaagactTCGAAGTGATTCGTGcgcaaataaattttgttgaattttgttgtttagCCTCAGACTCATGTGTGTAGATCCATGTCTTGATCTTATAGACACCGCGATTTAATTTTTTCGGCATTTCTTGGTACGAGCTGTTTTTCGAGCATTGATCGACACATCGTTTACTCTACATCGAAAATCAACCCTTTCTGCCCTGGATACTAGAAACCAAAATGAGGCTCCAGGATCTGGAtacttttttttggaaaatcataaattttgtgATTTCAGTCTATTACAGAGGGTTCATATCAGATgtttttaccattaaaaaaatatatatacatagcGAAAggggaaatttttgaaatatggctAAATTTTCACTCGTAAACTCACCTCAATTAATTTGTTACAAAgtacaaatttacaaatttcaataaaatgcaTGATGTCAAGCAGGTGCcgaaaatattatacaattttcaagccccaaaaatttttttgcttcgCATTTTTTTGACTTGCAACTCATGATGCTTATactgtgcttttcagataaaagtatccacctttaataacttttgtaatactggtatttagaaaaaatccaaaaacacgtcaatttatgttggaaggggcaagcattatggcttatttaaacttactggaaaagccaccccctcacccctagcagcatcccctttatttttttaaattacttttcatattttttatgtaaaatttggatactcctctttgaggtgatttcaaaaatgtataatacttgtaggttaaagtggttagtttatgagataaacaatttttcttttaagagcacaaattttacttattatttactttcaccttatttgcctgtactaaaatgggttgtacaacagttcaaactctttaatctttttaactgtgctatttattatgaagttacaataagtgttcaaaatgagtaccattcacttccatacaatggtataatctattttgaaatgcctctctgacattgcttaatacggctggatttaattgtcgacattcattttctatcctctctcgtaaatcatccagagattctggttgggtagcataaacttttgttttcaaatacccccataaaaagaagtctaggggtgttaaattcggtgacctaggtggccactccatcatctgcccccttctacctatccaacgagcggggaatgtttcgtttaaaaattgtcggacaggcatagcatagtgtgggggagctccgtcttgttgaaataccagtaaatcttcggaaaggttatcatcattttctattattgttgtaatacgtgggtcaaccccttccctgagtaactcaagatatgattcaccatttaaatttccgttgatgaagaaaggtccgacaatgtggtcacctaggataccacaccaaacgtttaacttttggggatgttgtgtatggaattcacgcataattcgtggatcactttcagcccaatatctacagttatgcctacttactaagccatttaatgaccatgagcattcatcggaaaagcaaatattgtttaacaattgtggattgttattgataatttgcgtcattgattcgcaaaactctagacgacgatcaaaatcatcttcattcaactcgtgcaccaacttaactttgtatgggtggtacttgaatttaagtagaactcggaaaactgtagaagatgaaacaccgatcgctctacttgttgtacaacccattttagtacaggcaaataaggtgaaagtaaataataagtaaaatttgtgctcttaaaagaaaaattgtttatctcataaactaaccactttaacctacaagtattatacatttttgaaatcagctcaaagaggagtattcaaattttacataaaaaatatgaaaagtaatttaaaaaaataaaggggatgctgctaggggtgagggggtggcttttccagtaagtttaaataagccataatgcttgccccttccaacataaattgacgtgtttttggattttttctaaataccagtattacaaaagttattaaaggtggatacttttatctgaaaagcactgtatattgTTCAACGCTAGATCACGTGGTTATattacttttccaaaaaaaatgaatttctccaaaataattagtttttttttatatatacataaccTTAAGCGTAGTAATAATACGCCTCTTGGCCTCAAAGGATTCAAGAAAAACATCGAatgaaaatgttcgcgattgaattccattttttgaccaagatgaatgtttcaagtatttgtgaacaactcaaatagcactcgtttGACAAAACATTCTAAGTATGCTCACCATAAAaattgtcaaactttatgatggcaatgtcaggtttgacatattaacatcggtgttgccatatctcaaaacctAAGTTGCAGCCCTCGtataaaagaaatggaaaaccGGATGTCAATACACACTAtgcaaaaaaatctaatttccaCTGATTTTCAATACTTCTGATTCTGCTATTATGATATCTCGAAGTAGCTTTATGAAAACTTTATCTCAAagtttctataataatattaggaaaataagaaaaaagtagaACTATGAAAGCGGGTTGAGAACTGGATTGAGCGAAACATCTCTTGGGAACCTCCACGATCCAGTTGAATTCTCACAAAAGATACGGTTCGAAGAAACCCTGCTGTATACTATGTTTTACAGCGTGAGCTTTTGTTCTCTTATGGGAAAGTGAGTAGATTGacgatataatttatatgacatttaatatttatgaaattgaatGTAGATATTATGCGTTTGGGGAGTGTTCAATATGTCTAGATCTCTGAGGGATTagtttttcgaatataaaaacGCAAAGTGAGAGTTGCgacgtcgagaattttcaaaattccaatatatatatatatatatatatatatatatatatatatatattttcaaaattccaacgtggtatatatatatatatatatatatatatacacaagGGAGCCATATAAGATTGCATTGAGCTGTATCCTGTGAACTATTAATCGTATATTGgtgaaaaacaaagaaacaaagtACACTAAAGTGACCAAAATAAAATCGTGGAGCATATTTTCACATGTTATGAAAGGAGTTGACTAACCAGCAATATCTAGCGTAAGGCCGCCTCTCCGAAAATAACTCCCTGGGAGAGCGATGCATTCCTGGAGACTTTCCATACACTTCCCGTTAGTGTTATCTTCTACTCATTTATCTGGCTATTTCCATAGATTCAGTGGAAGTGTCTGTCTATTCTCTTCTTTTCTTCAGATTAACCATGCACTttactgttttgtttttctctatttttgacgtttacgaTAGGCGTGTGTTATTCGCAAATTTCGACAATATGGAATATCTGGTACTATTTCTGAAATCAACTATTATTTCGTTAGCTAGAAGAAGGTACTAAGAAGTTATAAGTGTATCTCTAGTTGAAAGAAAATGTCAGTTTCTCTTCTGCTGGAATAGATTTCCTGTAATACGTATTTTGTCATTATATTCTTGGTTTTAAACtgtttagtttaaaaaaattttcatatacccaagtaaattgtttgaaaaaccTGGTATATcgactaaaaatttttttaatgtggtATTGTGACTTAATTGTTTCCATCTGTTATAATTTGGTTGAGACGGAAGATCGttgtgatttttttcctttttcgttAATAATAAACTCCTCATGATTATGAAATCAGCTAACCTTCAGCTTCAGGATCTGAATAAGCCATATTAACGCATTTAAAATGCACTATtccaacaacaaacaaaaaacggCAAAAATGATCGATATTCCGTAAATGATCGATATTCCGTTGATAGATACCGTAGTACACCTAGTGCGTcctcttaaataatttttctgacTTCTCAAATCAAAAGCAAATGATTCTTCTTGGGGAGACCTCATTCGTATGCGTATTCAAATGCGTACGCACCTTTACCAAAACAACTTATTTTCTGCGAAGCTTCACTCGAGAAAATCTCATTTAATAGTCTATTTAAGTTCCATTGAACAGGTTTTCATTAGAAATGCGGTTGGCAATGACATCTCCTTCAATAAAATAGACTTCACAATAAAATTGAGCCACCcgttagaaaattatttaatatactttttgttttggTGAAGTCTagaaattttatcaacaaacgCATTATGTGAATTGGTATCTGTAGTTTACAGAGGAATCTATGATTCTTGAAAACATTTAGAGCAGTAGCACCTGAGGATTCAATCCCATGTATGCTAGACATTAGCATTTTCCGTTGTTCTGTCTAAGTGACTTCgcaaatgaggaaaaaatttaaaacttaacGCAGAAAAACTTTCGCATCACTGAAAGATGATTTTGATGTCGAGTTCTATCTACTTTTTCAACAGATACCACATTTTGATACGTTTAAAATATACCACAATCATAAGTTTGTTTCAACTTAATCGAAAACCTTCCAAAAAGTTCACGTAATACGGAAATGGTATTTGAAGATTAACGGTCCAGAGAATAATTTCCGTTTGATCCTCTGACCGTTTGGTTTCATTTGAAACTAAAAGTACTGACTTGCTCATTGTACCATAGATCCTGTCTACTCAATACTTGGAATTGTTTCTATGAATCAAGCAAATTTAAGAAGTTGTCaatatatcgaaaataaaaattatttaggcATCTTAGTTACAGagattcattttatatattgtattttcaGTACTAGTATAGTAGATAGTATTATTGTTTTCAGACGCGAAATTccacaatattgaaaaaatacaaaaatggaATTTGTAATAAAGCGATATTCGCATTTCACCTAAAACATTCTACTGTTATCAACAACtgaaaaagtgttcaaattatTAACTTAATATTTTGCTGCTTGAGATTAATATGTACTTACACACACTAAAACATTTatcatttgtaaaaaaatttaatcattttaagGCTTAAATTTTAAGTGCCATGAACACAAATG
The sequence above is drawn from the Diorhabda carinulata isolate Delta chromosome 6, icDioCari1.1, whole genome shotgun sequence genome and encodes:
- the LOC130894871 gene encoding uncharacterized protein LOC130894871 isoform X2; the encoded protein is MKYTWFMLAFSFVLVLAQLVPYTNAGPYVEDESYPPGEDDYSENAIDRLLQSAQKRSSLIYLFRRACIRRGGNCDYRPNDCCYNSSCRCNLWGSNCRCQRVGLFQKWG